The sequence AATCAGCCCCTATCACCAGATCCCCGGGCACAACAAGGCCTATTTCTGGTAGGAGGGCATGTTCTATACCCATCCTACCCACTTCAAAATAGTTCTCGATTTCTTGTTCTTTTGCAAACTCCCTTACAACCTTTGAGAGCTGGGCCGAATTTATATCTTTATTAGGTGTAAAATGGTCAGGCACAAGAGCAATTTTTTTCCTATCAAATACCCTTTTTTGGCCTCCTGCATTCTTGAATTCTTTTATGGCTACCGGTGCTGTTATGTCATTTCCGAGGATCATATCAACCTTGGCTAGAACTAGTTCACCCGGCTCAACAGAGCTCTTACCGGCATGGGCAGCAATAATCTTTTGCGTAATTGTCATTCCCATATAGCTATCCCTCCATTACTGAACCGCATCAATTCTTTCCTTGTAAGGGTTATCGTCATAAATGATTTTATTAATAGCACTCAAATAAGCCTTTGCGCTTGCTTCGATAATGTCAGTGCTAACCCCCCGTCCGATTTGAATCTTATTGTTCTTTTCAACCCGTACTATTACCTCTCCTAGAGCATCTTTTCCGCCAGTAACAGCCTTAATTGTATAATCAACCAGTTTGAAATCCCCGCCACAAGCTCTCTCAATAGCTCTATAAGTTGCATCCACAGGCCCATCACCACACGCAGCTTCCTCGATTGTAACCCCCATCTTGTTCAGTTTTACTACTGCCGATGCAACTACACCGCTACCACTGGTAGCCTGTAAATATTCAAGTTTAAAGGTCTCCGGTGTGATAATTACCTCTTCCTCAACAAGGGCTTCAATATCCTTTTCGCTGATCTCCTTTTTCTTATCAGCCAGGTCTTTAAACTTTTGGAATACTTTGTTTATCTCTTCATCACTGAGATTATAACCCATTTCCTTCAATTTTTCTTTAAAAGCATGCCTCCCAGAGTGTTTTCCCATAACCAGTTTGTTTGTACTCACTCCTATCGTCTCCGGTTTCATAATTTCATACGTGGATTTTTCTTCTAATACTCCATGCTGATGTATACCCGATTCATGGGCAAAGGCATTTGCACCAACAATAGCCTTGTTGGGAGGAACCTGGATTCCGGTTAAGGCGCTTACCAACCTGCTGGTCCTGTAAATCTGTGTAGTTTCAATGCGGGTCGGATTCATAAAGAAATCGGAACGGGTATTTAAAGCCATTACTATTTCTTCGAGAGCTGCGTTTCCCGCCCTTTCTCCTAGACCATTCACAGCAACCTCTATTTGTTGAGCCCCATTTTCAACAGCGGCAAGGGAATTTGCCACTGCAAGCCCCAAATCATCATGACAGTGAACGCTGATAATGGCTTTGTAGATACTAGGTACATTCTCCCTTATTTTATGAATAAGCCGGCCGAATTCCCACGGCACGGCATAACCTACCGTGTCTGGAACATTTATTACTGTAGCTCCTGCCTTTATAGCTTCTTCAAAGATCCTGTAAAGGAACTCCGGATCTGACCTTGAAGCATCTTCCGCTGAAAACTCTACATCCGGGGTAAACCTCTTGGCCAGTTTTACAGCATTTACTGCAGCTTCAATTACCTGGTCCCTGGTCATCTTAAGCTTATATTTCATATGAATATCAGAAGTTGCAATAAATGTATGGATTCTGGGTCTTTCGGCATATTTTACGGCTTCCCAGGCTATTTCAATATCCTGCTTATTCGCTCTGGCTAATCCGGCAATAACAGGGCCCGAAACATTCTTGGCTATATTCTTAACGGCTTCAAAATCGCCCCTTGATGCTATAGGAAATCCTGCTTCTATAATATCCACATTGAGTTTTGCCAACTGTTTCGCTATCTCATATTTTTCCTGGAGGTTCAGGCTCACCCCCGGGGTTTGCTCTCCATCTCTAAGAGTGGTATCAAAGATCTGTATATGTTTGCCCATATACGCCCTCCTTTCTTCCATATATTGAACAACCTGCTGTTCACACAGCTCTATTTTTTCAACCAGGGCATCATCGCCCTTAATTCCTTACCAACCTTTTCAATGAGGTGGTCTGCTTCTTTCTTCCTCAAGGTATTGAACATGGGCCTGTTTGCCTGATTTTCGAGAATCCATTCCTTAGCAAATTTACCCGTTTGTATCTCCTGCAGAACCTTTTTCATTTCCTGCCTTGTTTCCTCTGTAATTATCCTCTTGCCCACCATATAATCACCATATTCAGCAGTATCACTTATAGAGTACCTCATATAACTTAAACCGCCCTCATATATCAGGTCCACAATTAGTTTCATCTCATTTAAACACTCGAAATATGCAATCTCCGGTTGGTATCCCGCTTCAACCAGGGTTTCAAAACCCGCTTTTATCAATTCTGTAATACCTCCACAGAGTACTGTCTGTTCTCCAAAGAGGTCTGTTTCCGTTTCCTCTGCAAAAGTAGTCTCTATGACGCCGGCTCTCGTACACCCTATTCCTTTAGCATATGCTAAAGCTAAATCTTTGGCTTTGCCGGTATAATCCTGATAAACCGCCAAAAGACCCGGCACTCCTGCCCCCTGAATATACATTCTCCTTAAAATATGCCCGGGGCTTTTAGGAGCTACCATGAATACATCAACATTTTCAGGGGGAACCACCTGGTGGTAATGGATATTAAACCCATGGGAAAAAACTAGGGCATTACCTTCTTTGAGATTGGGTTCGATAAATTTTTTGAAAATTTCTGCATGTTTTTCTTCAGGGGCAAGTATCTGGATAATATCAGCCTGTTTAGCAGCTTCCTCAACAGTAGCAACCTGTAATCCATCTTCTTCAACTCTTTTCCATGATTTGCTTCCCTTATACAACCCTACCACTACATCAAGACCGCTGTCCTTTAGATTTTGAGCCTGGGCATGCCCTTGACTTCCATATCCTATTACCGCTATTTTCTTTCCTTTCAATAGTCCTAAATCAGCATCTTTGTCATAATACATTTTCGCCATTCTAATCCTTCCTCCTTATTAGTTTTTTCATTATATTTTTTAAGCCCTTGAACCTCTATTCAGGGCTATAATGCCTGTTCGGACAAGCTCCTTAATCCCAAATTGTCTCAGTAGTTCTTCCATGGCATTGACTTTGTTTTTGTCTCCAGTAAGCTCGATTATCATAGACTTTTTACTTACATCAACAATATTTGCCCTAAATATTTCTGCAATCTGTATGATTTCTGATCGTACAGAAGGGTCTGCATCTACCTTTATCAAAACCAGTTCCCTGCTAACCGAATCCTCAGGGGCAATATCGCTTACCTTGATAACGTCTATTAGTTTGTTTAGCTGTTTTGAAACCTGTTCGACAGTGTAATCATCCCCCTCAACCACTATAGTCATTCTCGATATATCTGGTCTTTCTGTAACTCCTACGGCCAGGCTTTCAATATTAAAACCTCGCCTGCTGAAAAGACCTGCCACCCTCGATAAAACCCCTGGATGATTCTCTACTAGAACG is a genomic window of Koleobacter methoxysyntrophicus containing:
- the ilvN gene encoding acetolactate synthase small subunit — its product is MKHTLSVLVENHPGVLSRVAGLFSRRGFNIESLAVGVTERPDISRMTIVVEGDDYTVEQVSKQLNKLIDVIKVSDIAPEDSVSRELVLIKVDADPSVRSEIIQIAEIFRANIVDVSKKSMIIELTGDKNKVNAMEELLRQFGIKELVRTGIIALNRGSRA
- the ilvC gene encoding ketol-acid reductoisomerase — its product is MAKMYYDKDADLGLLKGKKIAVIGYGSQGHAQAQNLKDSGLDVVVGLYKGSKSWKRVEEDGLQVATVEEAAKQADIIQILAPEEKHAEIFKKFIEPNLKEGNALVFSHGFNIHYHQVVPPENVDVFMVAPKSPGHILRRMYIQGAGVPGLLAVYQDYTGKAKDLALAYAKGIGCTRAGVIETTFAEETETDLFGEQTVLCGGITELIKAGFETLVEAGYQPEIAYFECLNEMKLIVDLIYEGGLSYMRYSISDTAEYGDYMVGKRIITEETRQEMKKVLQEIQTGKFAKEWILENQANRPMFNTLRKKEADHLIEKVGKELRAMMPWLKK
- a CDS encoding 2-isopropylmalate synthase: MGKHIQIFDTTLRDGEQTPGVSLNLQEKYEIAKQLAKLNVDIIEAGFPIASRGDFEAVKNIAKNVSGPVIAGLARANKQDIEIAWEAVKYAERPRIHTFIATSDIHMKYKLKMTRDQVIEAAVNAVKLAKRFTPDVEFSAEDASRSDPEFLYRIFEEAIKAGATVINVPDTVGYAVPWEFGRLIHKIRENVPSIYKAIISVHCHDDLGLAVANSLAAVENGAQQIEVAVNGLGERAGNAALEEIVMALNTRSDFFMNPTRIETTQIYRTSRLVSALTGIQVPPNKAIVGANAFAHESGIHQHGVLEEKSTYEIMKPETIGVSTNKLVMGKHSGRHAFKEKLKEMGYNLSDEEINKVFQKFKDLADKKKEISEKDIEALVEEEVIITPETFKLEYLQATSGSGVVASAVVKLNKMGVTIEEAACGDGPVDATYRAIERACGGDFKLVDYTIKAVTGGKDALGEVIVRVEKNNKIQIGRGVSTDIIEASAKAYLSAINKIIYDDNPYKERIDAVQ